The window TGGTCGGCGCTCGGCTCGGCGAGGATGGTATGGAAGGTGACGATTAGCGGCGCCGCAACGCGGTCGACGAGCCCCAGTATCATGTCGCCCGCGGGACCCCCGAAAATCCCGAATTCATGCTGGAGCCATATGGCGTCGGCACCGCTCGCGTTGATCGCCTCCGCTGCGGCGCGATAGCCGTCGGCATCGCGCTCGTCGATTCCGCAGGCGGCCGCTGAATCGCTCGCATCGCCCGGCCTAGCTGCCATCGCATAGACATCGATCGCCATGTCGGGACGCGCGGTCGTCAGATGGTCGTAAATGTCGGCGGTGAAGGTCGCGATCCCGCACTGGCGCGGCCGGAAACAGCCGATGAGCGCGAGGCGCCGGGCGCGCGCGGCAATACCGGCAATGGGCCCTCCGTGGCGGCTCTCTTCATTGTCGAATGCGGTAAGGAAGCTGGTCTCGCTGTCGAATTTCATCGTTGTGCCTTCTGTCCGGTCCCCCCGAATGAAGAACAGGCGCGCGCATCGACCTTGCCCTTCTTCCCCTCGAGACGGGTTTCAGAGGAGAACGGTCGAGCCCGAAGGGTGCGCCCCGCTCTGGCAGGAGATGCGTCATCGCCTGCTTCCCCAACGCGCCCCCGGGCGTGCAGTTGCCGACCCGCCGGCAACAATCGCCATGATCCAGGTTAACCCCGGCAACCGGGCCCAGCCGCTCGCGTTGGCAGCTGCAGGACCCAACCCAAGGACACGCATGCCGCCCTACCCCTTCTTCCCTCCCGGCCCCATCTTTTCGCGCGCCCCGGCTCGCCCCGCGCCCCTCGACCGCGGCATCCGATCGCTGCCCCCTGCAAGGCCGGCGCATTGAGTTCCGCCCAGCTCCGCGTGCTCGAACGCTCGGTCTATAGTGGCCCCAACCTCTACAGCCGGCGTCCGATGATCCGGATCCGCGTCGATCTCGGCATCCTCGACGATTATCCGAGCGACCGCCTCCCGGGTTTCGGCGACGCCCTGCAATCGCTGCTTCCCGGCCTCGCGGACCATGGCTGCAGCTATGGCGCGCCTGGCGGTTTCTTGCGCCGGCTCGCCGACGGAACCCGGCTCGGCCATATCATCGAACATGTGGCGATCGAGCTGCAGACCAGCGCCGGGGCCGCGGTCACGAGGGGCAAGACGCGCAGGGTGCGCGGCAAGCCGGGCCAATATGATATTCTCTACTGCTATGCCGATGCGCCGAGCGGCCTAGCCGCCGGGCGGGCAGCCATAGAACTCGTGAACGCGCTGCTTCCGACTGCGATGCAGGGTGCCGAAGGGCTCGATCGTATCGCCCCGGAATTGGACGGCAGAGCGACCGATACAGACACGAGGGTGGGCGCGCTTCGAGCGATCGTCCGCAAGAACGGGCTCGGCCCCAGCACCGCGGCGCTCGTGGCGGAAGCGCGGCGCCGGCACATCCCGGTCTTCCGGCTCGACAAGGCAAGCCTCATCCAGCTCGGCACCGGCCACCGCCAGCGCCGCATTCGGGCGAGCGTGACCGGCGCGACATCGCTGATCGGCGCCGAACTCGCCGCCAACAAGCAGGCGGCGAAAGAGATGCTCGCGAGCATCGGTATCCCCGTACCGCGCGGCGAACTCGTGCAGACGGTGTCGGAGGCGGAACGCGCTGCTTTAAAGCTCGGCTGGCCGGTCGTCGTAAAACCGCTCGACGGCAATCAGGGCCGCGGTGTCACCACGAGCGTCGCCGACGATGGAGCTCTTCGCGACGCCTTCGAGCGAGCGCAAGCCATCGCACCGCGCGTCATCGTCGAGCAGCAGCTCGTCGGAGCCGATCACCGCATTCTCGTCGTCGGCACAGCCGTGGTCGCGGTCGCCGAGCGCGTCGCCGCGCATGTGGCCGGCGATGGCAGGAACAGCATCGCGGATCTGATCGAGGCGGTTAACAACGATCCACGCCGCGGTGTCGGGCATGAGGCCGTTCTCACCCGGATCCGCATCGACGCCGCGCTCGAGGCCTTTCTCGCCGAGGCGAAGTTCACTCTCGCAAGCGTGCCCAAGGCAGGCGAGATCGTGACGCTCCGCGGCGCCGCCAACCTCTCGACCGGCGGGAGCGCGATCGACCGGACCGATGTCATTCATCCCGAAAATGCGGCGATCGCGATCGACGCGGCCGCCGCGCTCGGACTCGACGTCGCCGGCATCGACATGATCGTCCCGAACATCGCTAAAAGCGTCCGTGCGGCGGGGGGCGGCATCGTCGAAGTCAATGCCGCGCCCGGGCTTCGCATGCATCTTGCTCCATCGGAAGGGACGCCGCGCGACGTTGCGCGGCCGATCATCGCCTCGCTCTTTCCGAAGGGCCAAAAGAGCCGCATCCCCGTCTTCGCGGTGACCGGAACGAACGGCAAGACGACCACGGTGCGCATGCTCGCGCGGATCCTCGAACACCATGGCCTCACCACCGGCTTCACCTGTACCTCGGGCGTCTATGTCGGCGAGACCCGCAGCGCCGGGGGCGACGCGAGCGGTCCCAAGAGCGCGCGCATGCTGCTGCGCCACCCCCGCGTCGAAGCGGCGGTTCTCGAGACCGCCCGCGGCGGGATGTTGCGCGAGGGGCTCGCCTTCGACGCGTGCGACTTGGGAGCAGTCCTTAATGTCACGCCCGACCATCTCGGCCTCAAGGGCGTCGAGACGCTCGCCGACCTGGCGCGCGTCAAAGAGATCGTTGCCCGCAACGTCAAGAAGAGCGGCGCCTGCGTTCTCAACGCCGCCGACCCGCTCACCGTGCGGATGGCACGCCGCGCCCGCGGACGGATCGTCTGGTTCACCGGCGGAGCGTTAGCGGATGCGTTGGCACCGATCCAAGCGCATCTCGAGAGTGGCGGACTGGCGGTAAGCTGCGAGCGCCGAACGCTCATGCTGCATCGGGGCAGCGAATCCATGCCGATCATTCCCATCGCGAATATACCGGCGACACTGGACGGCGCCGCCCGGTTCAACGTCGAGAATGCCGCCGCGGCCGCCGCGATGGCGGCAGCCTATGGAGTTGCTCCGGGCACGATCGCTGCCGGCCTCGCCTCCTTTCGCCCGAGCTTCGAGGATTCTCCGGGGCGTCTCAGCCTTGCCGAGGCGCACGGGGTGCGGATCGTCGTCGATTACGCCCACAACCGCGCCGCGCTTACCGCGCTCGCCGAGTTGCTCGGCTCGATGCGCGGCGACAGCGATGCCCGCGTGATCGGAATGATCGGCATTCCGGGTGACCGGCGCGATTGCGATCTCGTCGATATCGGCGCTCTCTCGGGCGGGATGTTCGATGTCCTGATGCTGCGTGAGAATGTTGACCTCAGGGGACGCCCACCCGGCGAAGCCAATGCCTTGATGCGCAAGGGCGCCCTCGCAGCGGGGCTCGATGCGGCCGCGATCGGTATGCACGATGGTGAGTATGACGCTGCCTCGGCTTGCCTTGCGGCCGCGCGCCCCGGCGATATCGTGGTGCTCACGCCGACCGACGTCGACGGAATATGGAGGATCGTCGAAGCTTGGGCGGCGGGCGCCGGTCCTGAGGACGCCCGATTGCTGGAGGCGGCGCATGGCTGACGGACGTTGGGCGATCGCGGTCCACGGCGGAGCGTGCCGGATCCCTCCTGCACTGGAGGCGCCGCGCCGCGCGGGGTGCGCGGCAGCCTTGGAAGCCGGCAGGATGATATTGGAGCGCGGCGGCAGCGCGCTCGAGGCGGTCAAGACCGCGGTCTGCCTGCTCGAGGATGATCCGCTGTTCAACGCGGGCCGGGGATCGGTGGCGAATGCAGACGGCGAGGTCGAGATGGACGCGGGTATCATGGATGGCGCCACCCTCGACGTCGGGGCGGTTGCTTGCGTGCGGTTCCTCTACAATCCCGTCGAAGCAGCGCATGCCATGCTTCGCGAGCCGCCCGTGCTCCTCGTCGGTGCCGGCGCCGAGGCGTTCGCACGAGCGAGCGGTATCGCGGAATCCACGGAAGCCATGCGTCCGGCGACAGCGGGCGAGAGCGACCATGATACGGTCGGCTGCGTTGCGCGCGACCGGGCGGGACATGTTGCCGCGGCTACATCGACCGGCGGACTGGCGGGCACGCTCGCCGGGCGCGTCGGCGACGCACCCCTTCCCGGCTGCGGCTTCTATGCCGAGGACGGAATTGGTGCGGTGTCGCTTTCGGGCGACGGTGAGGCGATCGCACGGACGCTGCTTGCCGCGCGCGTGATGCGCGCGCTCGAGACAATGAGCGCCAGCGCGGCGGTTACAACTATTTTCGAGCCTATGGCGCGCCTCCGAGCCGAGGCGGGCGTCATCCTTCTCGACCGCGACGGCGCGATCGGCATCGCGCACAACAGTCCGCATTTCGCCGCCGCCTACGCCCGCGAGGGAATGTCCGCGGTTTCCGACATCGTCTGGAAGGATCACCATGCCCATTAATCGCGGCCCCCTTTTCGTGATCGGCGGCCATGAAGACAAGGATGGCAGCCGCAAGATACTCGGTGCCATCGCTGCTGAGCTGGGCCAAGGCACGCTCGTCATTGCTACTATCGCCAGCGCGAAGCGCGATGGATATTTCGAGGCCTATTGCGAGGGCTTTG is drawn from Sphingopyxis sp. OPL5 and contains these coding sequences:
- the cphA gene encoding cyanophycin synthetase; this translates as MSSAQLRVLERSVYSGPNLYSRRPMIRIRVDLGILDDYPSDRLPGFGDALQSLLPGLADHGCSYGAPGGFLRRLADGTRLGHIIEHVAIELQTSAGAAVTRGKTRRVRGKPGQYDILYCYADAPSGLAAGRAAIELVNALLPTAMQGAEGLDRIAPELDGRATDTDTRVGALRAIVRKNGLGPSTAALVAEARRRHIPVFRLDKASLIQLGTGHRQRRIRASVTGATSLIGAELAANKQAAKEMLASIGIPVPRGELVQTVSEAERAALKLGWPVVVKPLDGNQGRGVTTSVADDGALRDAFERAQAIAPRVIVEQQLVGADHRILVVGTAVVAVAERVAAHVAGDGRNSIADLIEAVNNDPRRGVGHEAVLTRIRIDAALEAFLAEAKFTLASVPKAGEIVTLRGAANLSTGGSAIDRTDVIHPENAAIAIDAAAALGLDVAGIDMIVPNIAKSVRAAGGGIVEVNAAPGLRMHLAPSEGTPRDVARPIIASLFPKGQKSRIPVFAVTGTNGKTTTVRMLARILEHHGLTTGFTCTSGVYVGETRSAGGDASGPKSARMLLRHPRVEAAVLETARGGMLREGLAFDACDLGAVLNVTPDHLGLKGVETLADLARVKEIVARNVKKSGACVLNAADPLTVRMARRARGRIVWFTGGALADALAPIQAHLESGGLAVSCERRTLMLHRGSESMPIIPIANIPATLDGAARFNVENAAAAAAMAAAYGVAPGTIAAGLASFRPSFEDSPGRLSLAEAHGVRIVVDYAHNRAALTALAELLGSMRGDSDARVIGMIGIPGDRRDCDLVDIGALSGGMFDVLMLRENVDLRGRPPGEANALMRKGALAAGLDAAAIGMHDGEYDAASACLAAARPGDIVVLTPTDVDGIWRIVEAWAAGAGPEDARLLEAAHG
- a CDS encoding isoaspartyl peptidase/L-asparaginase family protein, with amino-acid sequence MADGRWAIAVHGGACRIPPALEAPRRAGCAAALEAGRMILERGGSALEAVKTAVCLLEDDPLFNAGRGSVANADGEVEMDAGIMDGATLDVGAVACVRFLYNPVEAAHAMLREPPVLLVGAGAEAFARASGIAESTEAMRPATAGESDHDTVGCVARDRAGHVAAATSTGGLAGTLAGRVGDAPLPGCGFYAEDGIGAVSLSGDGEAIARTLLAARVMRALETMSASAAVTTIFEPMARLRAEAGVILLDRDGAIGIAHNSPHFAAAYAREGMSAVSDIVWKDHHAH